A stretch of the Argentina anserina chromosome 6, drPotAnse1.1, whole genome shotgun sequence genome encodes the following:
- the LOC126800898 gene encoding isopentenyl-diphosphate Delta-isomerase I, translating into MSFTATSGLLNTATRATLSSLFSPESHLLLRLFSSSPSTFPTHCLLSLSKASPSLFPVRPSISTMADAPDAGMDAVQRRLMFEDECILVDENDRVVGHDTKYNCHLMEKIEAENLLHRAFSVFLFNSKNELLLQQRSATKVTFPLVWTNTCCSHPLYRESELIDEECLGVRNAAQRKLLDELGIPAEDVPVDCFIPLGRMLYKAPSDGKWGEHELDYLLFTVRDVNVHPNPDEVADIKYVNQEELKELLRKADAGEEGLKLSPWFRLVVDNFLFKWWDHVEKRTIKEAADMKTIHRLT; encoded by the exons ATGAGCTTCACCGCAACTAGTGGTCTCCTTAATACAGCTACCAGAGCCACACTCTCTTCCCTCTTCTCTCCCGaatctcatcttcttctccgtcttttctcttcttctccgtcAACCTTTCCGACCCATTGTCTTCTATCTCTATCAAAAGCTTCCCCTTCTCTTTTTCCGGTAAGGCCATCAATCTCCACCATGGCCGACGCCCCCGATGCCGGCATGGACGCCGTCCAGCGACGCCTCATGTTCGAGGACGA ATGTATTTTGGTGGATGAGAATGATCGTGTTGTAGGACATGACACCAAGTACAATT GTCATTTGATGGAGAAGATTGAAGCTGAAAATCTGCTTCACAGAGCTTTCAGTGTCTTTTTGTTCAACTCAAAGAACGAGTTGCTTCTTCAG CAACGTTCTGCAACAAAGGTTACATTCCCTCTTGTGTGGACAAACACATGTTGCAGTCATCCACTATACCGTGAATCTGAGCTTATCGATGAGGAGTGCCTTG GAGTTAGAAATGCTGCTCAAAGGAAGCTTTTGGATGAACTGGGTATCCCTGCTGAAGATGTGCCAGTTGATTGTTTTATACCCTTGGGTCGCATGTTGTACAAGGCACCTTCTGACGGCAAGTGGGGTGAACATGAAC TTGATTACCTGCTCTTCACAGTGCGAGATGTGAATGTGCATCCAAACCCTGATGAAGTTGCAGATATCAAATACGTAAACCAAGAGGAGTTGAAAGAGCTGTTGAGGAAGGCAGATGCCGGGGAGGAAGGCCTGAAGTTGTCCCCTTGGTTCAGGCTAGTTGTGGACAATTTCCTCTTCAAGTGGTGGGATCATGTTGAGAAACGCACCATCAAGGAAGCTGCTGACATGAAAACTATTCACAGGTTGACTTGA
- the LOC126800906 gene encoding putative 4-hydroxy-4-methyl-2-oxoglutarate aldolase 2, whose translation MALVTTAEVCDAHSSLIVSGELRVLEPIFQIYGRRQVFSGQVVTLKVFEDNVLVRGFLEEKGNGRVLVVDGGGSKRCAILGGNPVVQAQNNGWAGIVVNGCIRDVDEINGCDIGVRALASHPMKANKKGTGEKQVPITIAGTRITDGDWLYADTDGILISHTELAV comes from the coding sequence ATGGCCTTGGTGACAACTGCTGAAGTCTGTGATGCACATTCATCGCTCATTGTAAGTGGTGAGCTTCGGGTGCTTGAACCGATCTTTCAGATCTATGGGCGGCGGCAGGTCTTCTCCGGACAAGTAGTGACCTTGAAGGTATTTGAAGACAATGTTCTGGTTCGTGGGTTTCTTGAGGAAAAAGGCAATGGCAGAGTTCTTGTTGTAGACGGGGGTGGAAGCAAGCGGTGTGCAATATTGGGTGGCAACCCTGTAGTTCAAGCTCAGAATAATGGCTGGGCCGGTATAGTGGTCAACGGCTGTATAAGAGATGTTGATGAGATTAATGGCTGTGACATTGGGGTGAGAGCTCTGGCTTCCCACCCAATGAAAGCCAACAAGAAGGGAACCGGAGAGAAGCAAGTACCAATAACCATTGCTGGGACACGAATCACCGATGGGGATTGGCTCTATGCAGACACCGATGGAATTCTGATTTCTCATACTGAGCTAGCTGTGTGA
- the LOC126800207 gene encoding seipin-1 — protein sequence MTSLTTDVKLVRHKDKSTTTFHVLLSCTFHSCRPVAVSTLILSLFEQRLCYSSMTVLSLLATPRSLSHSQQFTVMESPTFDPYAYEDEEDEFEDESSYLIPKPSDWFPKLVSLQADLIYNSILFLLRPIFTLFSLAYESYRQAEKAKVTVESAVQSAPSTITHGAVVLVKKLGFGVLGAAYVCMVLIMLLMLGTIAGVALVRFWLEEPVVVRERLHFDYTKAHPKAVFVFGGSGSLQGLAAGSGINYFKTISSNKRMPLGVPVGHTYTVSLELLMPESDYNRATGMFQMTAEVLSANGDVIAKSSRPCMLRFRSLPIRLTRTFLMGVPLVLGISGETQKMTVQILRHKEVTYPRTRAIRITLSPRASTTYLPQLYEAEIALNSQLPWTKQLMHGWKWTLYVWASFYCYIMFLITYITCCRPLFHYRSTTDHVQRDRGARAEVRRQRPLRVPKETATTRSKEDSDQSEDISELMRKWQRSRAKRKAIYLQTDWPTETIGTSSAPSTISMSTREDESTVAAEEDVGDSESVCTS from the exons ATGACGAGTTTGACAACAGATGTCAAATTGGTAAGACACAAAGACAAGAGTACTACCACGTTTCATGTTCTCCTTTCATGCACATTCCACAGCTGTAGGCCTGTAGCTGTCTCAACTCTGATACTCTCCTTATTCGAACAAAGACTCTGCTACTCTTCCATGACCGTCTTATCTCTACTAGCTACCCCTCGATCTCTTTCTCACTCGCAGCAATTTACGGTTATGGAATCACCAACTTTTGACCCTTATGcttatgaagatgaagaagacgaGTTCGAAGACGAGTCGTCGTATCTGATACCAAAGCCATCAGATTGGTTTCCAAAGCTAGTCTCGTTACAAGCTGATTTGATTTACAACTCCATCTTGTTTTTGTTACGCCCCATATtcaccctcttctctctcgcctACGAGTCTTACCGCCAAGCCGAGAAGGCCAAGGTGACCGTTGAGTCCGCCGTCCAAAGTGCCCCCTCCACCATCACACACGGCGCAGTCGTCCTCGTCAAGAAGCTCGGCTTCGGGGTTCTCGGGGCTGCCTATGTCTGCATGGTGTTgataatgcttctgatgctgGGCACTATTGCGGGAGTTGCTTTGGTGCGATTCTGGCTGGAGGAGCCTGTGGTTGTTAGGGAGAGATTGCACTTTGATTACACCAAAGCTCACCCCAAAgctgtgtttgtgtttggAGGATCAGGATCATTACAAGGATTAGCTGCTGGGAGTGGTATCAACTACTTCAAGACTATTAGCAGCAACAAGCGTATGCCTTTAGGGGTTCCAGTTGGACATACTTACACTGTCTCTCTCGAGCTTTTGATGCCGGAATCTGATTATAATAGGGCCACAGGGATGTTTCAG ATGACTGCAGAAGTATTATCAGCCAATGGTGATGTGATTGCAAAGTCAAGCCGGCCATGTATGCTACGATTTAGAAGCCTCCCGATTCGACTGACAAGAACATTTCTTATGGGTGTACCTCTGGTACTAGGCATTTCTGGAGAAACACAGAAGATGACAGTACAAATACTGAGGCACAAGGAAGTCACTTATCCAAGAACCCGAGCAATAAGAATAACATTAAGCCCAAGAGCCAGTACCACATATCTTCCGCAGTTGTATGAGGCTGAAATTGCCCTGAATTCACAGCTGCCTTGGACTAAGCAATTGATGCACGGTTGGAAATGGACGCTCTATGTCTGGGCTTCTTTCTATTGTTACATTATGTTCCTGATAACTTATATAACATGTTGTAGACCACTCTT TCATTATCGATCAACTACTGATCATGTTCAAAGAGATAGAGGGGCAAGAGCTGAAGTACGTCGGCAAAGACCCCTTCGTGTGCCTAAAGAGACCGCAACGACTAGGAGTAAAGAAGATTCTGATCAAAGTGAGGATATTTCAGAGTTGATGAGAAAGTGGCAGCGGAGCCGAGCCAAGAGGAAGGCAATCTATCTGCAAACAGATTGGCCAACTGAGACTATAGGCACCTCATCTGCACCATCAACTATTAGTATGAGTACTAGAGAAGATGAAAGTACTGTAGCTGCTGAAGAAGATGTTGGGGACTCGGAATCAGTGTGTACTAGTTAG
- the LOC126800878 gene encoding WRKY transcription factor SUSIBA2-like: MEQANDVIVADDKTKYGDGGSVSIAERRAAKCGFNAERINTPRIRRTAVSPLTSPAPGDRSPGHLTIPPGISPTALLDSPMMLPNSQALPSPTTGTFPKFPPNDDSSMLKSATNQDFRRGSGFNLPCMLKDQGDQKYLPGYSGFENQGSNVDYEGLVLEQQPLNFEFPMDIHEELNAKNYDIDPSDDVNNLSIVVMDDNCADLQMPHTSIASDHNSLPKEIIHGEDVETHQILEGDHKGYPSLGMARNSEDGYNWRKYGQKQVKGSEYPRSYYKCTHPNCPVKKKVERSFDGQITEIIYKGAPHNHAQPQPNRRAAAPIGSAFSYDEMSEMAEGNRTSAKVDRDSVWAKIQSGEEIRSGYDGRGDGLERTSSASIVTEQSDPLSATQGKSLGVFESADTPEFSSGLASVDEDDQAAQRSISLGDDADNEESESKRRKKDSCMIETSIASRAVREPRVVVQIESEIDILDDGYRWRKYGQKVVKGNPNPRSYYKCTSAGCLVRKHVERASHDIKFVITTYEGKHNHVVPAARNSNHINSSGANGHPAAAIAQPALALSRNANIPKPETQVQDLAPHFDRKPEFPDEYLRSTYLGNFNNDFKFGTSSIYQMKFRPLQNAMPYGSYGLNGSHHNLTHHASSVVPDFPMSLPLNLPPSSSLGLAGYDFNNGKSVCSMQPYFSGQQLQENDLRFVKPKQEEKDESLYDACLPMIDQGNAALSPTSALLYQRIMGGYPS; encoded by the exons ATGGAGCAGGCAAACGATGTGATCGTTGCAGACGACAAAACCAAATATGGGGATGGTGGTAGCGTTAGCATTGCCGAAAGGAGGGCAGCCAAGTGTGGATTCAATGCCGAGAGGATCAATACGCCACGTATCAGGAGGACCGCCGTCAGCCCTTTGACGTCGCCGGCGCCGGGGGACAGGTCACCTGGCCACCTCACTATTCCACCCGGCATCAGCCCCACCGCTTTGCTAGACTCCCCCATGATGCTCCCCAATTCTCAG GCACTGCCATCTCCTACTACCGGAACTTTTCCAAAGTTTCCTCCTAATGATGACAGTTCAATGCTGAAATCTGCAACTAATCAAGATTTCCGAAGGGGGAGTGGTTTTAATTTACCCTGCATGCTCAAGGATCAAGGAGATCAGAAGTATCTGCCAGGTTATTCTGGTTTTGAAAATCAG GGGTCAAATGTTGACTATGAAGGTCTTGTCTTGGAGCAACAGCCATTGAATTTTGAGTTCCCTATGGACATTCATGAAGAATTGAATGCAAAGAACTATGATATTGATCCATCAGATGATGTTAATAATTTAAGTATTGTCGTAATGGATGATAACTGTGCTGACTTGCAAATGCCTCATACCAGCATAGCTAGTGATCACAATTCTCTTCCCAAAGAAATTATTCATGGGGAGGATGTTGAAACCCATCAAATTTTGGAAGGAGACCATAAAGGGTATCCATCTCTGGGGATGGCAAGGAATTCAGAGGATGGATATAATTGGAGGAAGTATGGGCAGAAACAGGTTAAAGGTAGTGAATATCCGAGGAGCTACTATAAGTGTACTCATCCAAATTGTCCGGTGAAGAAAAAGGTGGAACGATCCTTTGATGGTCAAATAACAGAAATCATTTACAAAGGAGCTCCTCATAACCATGCACAACCTCAGCCCAATCGACGTGCTGCAGCACCAATTGGATCAGCATTTTCATATGATGAGATGTCAGAAATGGCTGAGGGCAATAGAACCTCTGCGAAAGTTGACCGTGACTCAGTTTGGGCAAAAATTCAGTCCGGTGAGGAGATTAGGAGTGGTTATGACGGGAGAGGTGATGGTCTGGAAAGGACATCCTCAGCATCCATTGTGACTGAGCAGTCTGACCCTTTATCGGCCACGCAAGGAAAATCCCTAGGTGTCTTTGAATCTGCAGACACTCCGGAGTTTTCATCCGGACTTGCTAGTGTTGATGAAGATGACCAGGCTGCCCAACGGAGCATATCACTTGGAGATGATGCAGATAATGAAGAATCTGAATCAAAAAGAAG GAAGAAAGATAGCTGCATGATTGAGACAAGTATAGCTTCTAGGGCTGTCCGGGAACCAAGAGTCGTGGTCCAGATTGAAAGTGAGATAGACATACTTGATGATGGCTATCGTTGGCGAAAGTATGGACAAAAGGTTGTCAAGGGGAATCCAAACCCCAG GAGCTACTACAAATGTACAAGTGCGGGATGCTTAGTAAGGAAGCATGTTGAAAGGGCCTCCCATGATAtaaaatttgttattactaCATATGAAGGCAAGCATAACCATGTGGTGCCTGCAGCCAGAAACAGTAATCATATAAACTCAAGTGGTGCTAATGGACATCCAGCTGCTGCCATTGCTCAGCCAGCACTGGCATTATCCAGAAATGCCAACATTCCAAAGCCTGAGACGCAAGTACAAGATCTTGCACCTCATTTTGATAGAAAACCAGAATTTCCTGACGAGTATCTGCGCTCTACTTATCTCGGGAATTTCAACAATGACTTCAAATTTGGAACTTCTTCCATTTACCAAATGAAGTTCCGACCTCTTCAAAATGCAATGCCATATGGCTCATATGGTCTAAATGGTAGTCATCACAATTTGACTCACCATGCTAGTTCTGTTGTGCCAGACTTCCCCATGTCGCTGCCTTTGAATCTTCCCCCATCCAGCAGTCTTGGTCTCGCAGGTTATGATTTCAATAATGGAAAGTCAGTCTGTTCGATGCAGCCTTATTTCTCAGGACAGCAGCTGCAGGAGAATGATTTAAGGTTCGTGAAgccaaaacaagaagaaaaagatgagAGCCTCTATGATGCCTGCCTGCCTATGATTGATCAGGGAAATGCAGCATTGTCACCAACCTCAGCCTTACTCTATCAAAGAATCATGGGAGGCTATCCATCATAA
- the LOC126800910 gene encoding protein METHYLENE BLUE SENSITIVITY 1 encodes MTGKAKPKKHTAKEIQAKIDAATTNRGGGKAGIADRTGQDKGGHAKYECPHCKITAPDVKTMQIHHDSKHPKLAFDEAAIVNRHASTSTSQAAVAEKPRPGVRGSLKK; translated from the coding sequence ATGACGGGGAAGGCGAAGCCGAAGAAGCACACGGCCAAGGAGATCCAGGCCAAGATCGACGCTGCCACTACCAATCGCGGCGGCGGGAAGGCCGGAATCGCTGACAGGACCGGGCAGGACAAAGGCGGACACGCCAAGTACGAGTGCCCCCACTGCAAGATCACTGCGCCTGACGTCAAGACGATGCAGATTCACCACGACTCTAAGCATCCTAAGCTTGCCTTTGACGAGGCGGCGATTGTCAACCGTCACGCCAGCACCAGCACCAGCCAAGCCGCCGTCGCTGAGAAGCCCAGGCCCGGTGTTCGCGGCAGCCTCAAGAAATAA
- the LOC126800902 gene encoding tyrosine-protein phosphatase DSP3, producing MEKQNKKMNDREDDDVLEPPINFSMVEDGIFRSGFPQPANFPFLRSLNLRSIIYLCPEPYPEENLEFLRAQNIQLLQFGIEGKTDPAILIPKDTILEALQILIDVRNHPVLIHCKRGKHRTGCLVGCLRKFQNWCLSSVFEEYQRFAGVKSRPTDLRFIEGFNIMRLRQCLYSIIYQYQGYGSNKRRLVYSDESLQKPQTMKV from the exons ATGGAGAAGCAGAACAAGAAGATGAACGACCGCGAAGACGACGACGTTTTGGAGCCGCCGATCAATTTCTCGATGGTGGAGGACGGCATTTTCAGATCTGGCTTCCCTCAACCTGCCAATTTCCCCTTCCTCCGCTCCCTCAACCTCCGATCAATCAT ATATTTGTGTCCTGAGCCCTATCCTGAGGAAAATTTGGAGTTTCTTCGTGCGCAAAACATTCAGCTCCTACAATTTGGAATCGAGGGGAAGACG GATCCTGCCATATTGATTCCCAAGGATACTATCTTGGAGGCTTTGCAAATCTTGATTG ATGTGAGGAATCATCCTGTGTTGATCCACTGCAAGCGTGGAAAG CATCGAACGGGTTGTCTTGTTGGTTGCCTGCGGAAATTTCAGAATTGGTGTTTGTCCTCTGTGTTTGAGGAGTATCAGCGATTTGCTGGGGTGAAGTCAAGGCCGACAGATTTGAGATTCATAGAGGGATTCAACATAATGCGCCTGAGGCAATGCCTTTACAGTATTATCTACCAGTATCAAGGTTACGGTTCTAACAAAAGGCGATTGGTGTACAGTGATGAGAGTCTACAGAAGCCCCAAACCATGAAGGTTTAA
- the LOC126800900 gene encoding photosystem I reaction center subunit XI, chloroplastic has protein sequence MASASPMASQLNSTFTSPVSRALLAPKGLTASPLRLLPSKRSSSFTIKATQTDKPFQVIQPINGDPFIGSLETPVTSSPLIAWYLSNLPAYRTAVSPLLRGIEVGLAHGFLLVGPFVKAGPLRNTEVAGGAGSLAAAGLVTILSVCLTMYGIASFKEGEPSTAPSLTLTGRKKEPDQLQTAEGWAKFTGGFFFGGISGVTWAYFLLYVINLPYYVK, from the exons ATGGCCAGTGCTTCACCAATGGCCAGCCAGCTCAACTCCACCTTCACCTCCCCAGTCTCTAGAGCCTTGCTTGCTCCCAAGGGCCTCACTGCCTCTCCTCTCAGGCTCCTCCCTTCTAAGAGATCCTCTTCCTTCACCATCAAAGCCACCCAAACCGACAAG CCATTTCAAGTGATCCAACCAATCAATGGTGACCCCTTCATTGGAAGCTTGGAGACTCCAGTGACATCTAGCCCTTTGATTGCATGGTACCTCTCCAACCTCCCTGCCTACAGAACAGCAGTGAGCCCACTATTGAGGGGTATTGAGGTGGGTCTGGCCCATGGATTCCTCTTGGTCGGCCCATTCGTCAAGGCAGGCCCATTGAGGAACACTGAAGTAGCTGGGGGAGCTGGCTCCTTGGCAGCTGCTGGTCTTGTGACAATCCTCAGTGTTTGCTTGACCATGTACGGCATTGCATCCTTCAAGGAGGGGGAGCCATCCACTGCTCCTTCTTTGACACTGACCGGCCGCAAGAAGGAGCCCGATCAGCTCCAAACCGCCGAGGGATGGGCGAAATTCACCGGAGGGTTCTTCTTCGGTGGGATTTCCGGTGTCACTTGGGCTTACTTCCTCCTCTATGTCATTAACCTTCCTTACTACGTCAAGTAG
- the LOC126800901 gene encoding CRIB domain-containing protein RIC4, whose protein sequence is MRERMERFVLLPFTIGCVSESCIAVGAQQQPRRSKSDLNPSPIRRKEDEEDEEEERDSLSSGENMKNSFRSLTLSKPNISIGIHRLFKGFKTVSQMFVYKDEMDEEDVDMEIGCPTDVKHVTHIGLDSPASAPASASAFVSATSASAATTGQMNKGSRDDFIPPATWRQFELSRDSQPDAHDVNINSVASIPLHEYLSRVNYGMRID, encoded by the exons ATGAGAGAAAGAATGGAAAGATTTGTGCTCCTTCCATTCACTATTGGCTGCGTTTCCGAGTCTTGCATTGCTGTTGGTGCACAGCAACAGCCCAGAAGATCCAAATCAGATTTAAATCCATCTCCAATAA gaaggaaagaagatgaagaagatgaagaggagGAACGAGATAGCTTATCGAGTGGCGAAAACATGAAGAACTCATTTAGATCTCTTACTCTTTCAAAGCCAAACATATCTATTGGTATACATAGGCTCTTCAAGGGTTTCAAGACTGTTTCTCAAATGTTTG TGTACAAGGATGAAATGGACGAAGAAGACGTGGATATGGAAATAGGGTGTCCTACAGATGTGAAGCATGTTACACACATAGGTCTGGATAGTCCTGCTTCTGCTCctgcttctgcttctgcttTTGTTTCTGCTACTAGTGCTAGTGCGGCAACAACTGGCCAAATGAATAAGGGCTCTAGGGATGATTTCATACCTCCTGCTACCTGGAGGCAATTTGAACTCTCGAGGGATTCACAACCTGATGCTCATGATGTCAATATCAATTCAGTGGCTTCTATTCCTCTTCATGAATACTTGTCCAGAGTGAATTATGGAATGAGGATCGACTGA
- the LOC126800879 gene encoding putative pentatricopeptide repeat-containing protein At3g23330 has protein sequence MRRACLSTRSCNSLLKHTDKFDFQRFQHSGYQSLPDVHHAKSVKDGSLQQLKVGRYVVNLYMKSRNLEYAHKLFGEMPDRDVRSWTVLISGFARTGACRMVLELFKEMLAERVCPNQFTLSSVLKSCSGLSDFGMGKGVHGWILRNGIELDVVLQNSMLDVYVKCGALDHAERLFATMKERNTVTWNIMMGAYMHIGDMEKALELFKRLPSKDGASWNTIMYGLMQNGDERCALQLLYEMVGNGVPFQNVTFSVALGLASSLYAAELGRQIHGSLVTLGIENDGYLRTSLIDMYCKCGRMDKASLIFRKMPLGAKSKFTSDEVKTEIILWSTMVSGYVRNGEHECALITFRSMLREQIMVDQFSVTSVVSSCANIGSLLLGQNIHALVQKIGYKLDVHLASCYIDMYAKCGSLSDAWMIFKQTFHPDVVLWTSMISACAVHGQGKEAVRLFELMLREGIKPNEVTFVVVLNACSHAGLIKEGCNYFSLMKEVYGIKPGTEHFTCMVDLYGRAGRLDESKQFIHENDISHLSSVWKSFLSACRLHTNLELGNWVSEKLLQLEPSDGPYVLMSNMCAANHRWQEAAEMRISMQKRGINKVPGQSWIQLKNEVHSFVMGDRSHPHSTKIYSYLDELIAKLKAIGYSMDTKLVMQDVEEEQGEAILGHHSEKLALAYGIISSASGIPIRIMKNLRVCGDCHNFIKFTSQLLDREFIVRDLHRFHHFKHGSCSCGDYW, from the coding sequence ATGAGACGGGCTTGTCTGAGCACCAGAAGCTGTAACTCGCTGTTGAAGCATACCGATAAGTTCGACTTTCAGAGATTTCAGCACTCTGGTTACCAATCCTTACCGGATGTTCATCATGCCAAGTCAGTCAAGGACGGTTCATTGCAGCAATTGAAAGTGGGGAGGTACGTTGTTAATCTGTACATGAAATCTAGAAACTTGGAGTATGCACACAAGCTGTTCGGTGAAATGCCTGACAGAGATGTCCGGTCGTGGACTGTACTTATCTCTGGGTTTGCTCGGACTGGAGCTTGTAGAATGGTGCTGGAGCTTTTCAAAGAGATGCTAGCTGAGCGTGTTTGCCCGAACCAGTTTACTCTATCTAGTGTGTTAAAGAGTTGTTCGGGTTTAAGTGATTTTGGGATGGGGAAGGGAGTTCATGGATGGATATTGAGAAATGGGATTGAGTTGGACGTGGTGTTACAGAATTCAATGCTTGATGTTTATGTCAAATGTGGAGCATTGGATCATGCAGAAAGGTTGTTTGCGACTATGAAAGAGAGAAATACAGTTACTTGGAATATAATGATGGGTGCATATATGCATATTGGGGACATGGAGAAGGCTCTTGAGTTGTTCAAAAGGTTGCCCTCCAAAGATGGTGCTAGTTGGAACACAATCATGTACGGGTTAATGCAAAATGGGGATGAAAGATGTGCATTGCAGCTACTTTATGAGATGGTGGGAAATGGTGTTCCATTTCAGAATGTCACTTTCTCTGTAGCTCTGGGTTTGGCTTCATCTTTATATGCTGCGGAACTTGGGAGACAAATTCATGGCTCTCTTGTGACGCTTGGCATTGAAAATGATGGATATCTTCGAACTTCCTTGATTGACATGTACTGCAAATGTGGGAGAATGGACAAGGCATCACTTATATTCCGAAAGATGCCTCTCGGAGCGAAGTCTAAGTTTACAAGTGACGAGGTTAAGACTGAAATCATATTATGGAGTACAATGGTTTCCGGGTATGTTCGTAATGGTGAGCATGAGTGTGCTTTGATAACTTTCCGTTCTATGCTTCGTGAACAAATTATGGTGGATCAATTCTCTGTGACCAGTGTTGTTTCTTCATGTGCTAACATTGGGAGTTTGCTTCTGGGTCAAAACATTCACGCACTTGTTCAGAAAATTGGGTACAAATTAGATGTTCACTTGGCTTCCTGCTatattgatatgtatgcaaaaTGTGGGAGTCTAAGTGATGCTTGGATGATTTTTAAACAAACTTTTCATCCGGATGTTGTTTTGTGGACTTCAATGATTTCTGCTTGCGCTGTACATGGGCAAGGAAAGGAGGCTGTACGGTTGTTCGAACTCATGTTAAGAGAGGGAATTAAACCGAATGAGGTTACATTCGTGGTGGTTCTAAATGCTTGCAGCCATGCTGGGCTCATTAAAGAAGGCTGCAACTACTTCAGCTTGATGAAAGAAGTTTATGGCATTAAGCCCGGAACTGAACATTTCACCTGTATGGTTGATCTTTACGGTCGTGCAGGTCGGTTAGATGAGAGTAAGCAGTTCATTCATGAAAATGACATCTCTCACTTGAGTTCAGTTTGGAAGTCATTTCTATCTGCCTGCCGGCTTCATACAAATTTAGAACTGGGAAACTGGGTTTCCGAAAAGCTACTCCAACTCGAACCATCTGATGGACCTTATGTCTTGATGTCAAACATGTGTGCTGCAAATCACAGATGGCAAGAAGCAGCTGAAATGAGGATTTCGATGCAAAAGAGAGGGATTAACAAAGTTCCCGGCCAATCTTGGATCCAACTGAAGAATGAAGTCCACTCCTTCGTCATGGGAGACCGGAGTCATCCGCATTCCACCAAGATATATTCATACTTGGACGAACTGATTGCGAAACTGAAAGCAATCGGGTATTCAATGGACACCAAGCTGGTGATGCAGGACgtagaagaagaacaaggagAAGCTATTCTTGGTCATCACAGTGAAAAGCTTGCACTTGCCTATGGCATCATTAGCTCGGCTTCTGGGATACCTATTCGGATAATGAAGAACCTTAGAGTGTGTGGTGATTGTCAcaacttcattaaatttactTCTCAGCTTTTAGATAGGGAATTCATTGTCAGAGATCTTCATCGGTTCCATCATTTCAAGCATGGTAGCTGCTCCTGTGGAGATTATTGGTAA
- the LOC126800899 gene encoding GDT1-like protein 4, with product MGFRIAFSVLLLLIFAVSAQESDVDNKRRESGGSLDLGRRSKINLNLLEALGENGADSVAIGLNVDSGLGIFDAFVASFSMILVSEIGDETFIIAALMAMRHPKSIVLSGALSALVVMTVLSTGLGRIVPNLISRKHTNSAATVLYLFFGLRLLYIAWRSDPKGSQKKEIEEVEEKLESGQGKTTFRRFFSRFCTPIFLESFVLTFLAEWGDRSQIATIALATHKNAVGVAVGATLGHTICTSVAVVGGSMLASKISQRTVATVGGLLFLCFSLSSYFYPPL from the exons ATGGGTTTCCGTATTGCATTCTCCGTCTTGCTACTCCTCATCTTCGCCGTTTCTGCTCAG GAGTCTGATGTCGATAATAAGAGGCGGGAGTCCGGCGGATCCTTGGATCTGGGACGCCGTAGCAAG attaATTTGAATCTTCTCGAAGCTCTTGGAGAGAATGGCGCCGATTCTGTTGCTATTGGTCTCAACGTGGACTCCGGTCTTGGAATTTTTGATGCCTTTGTTGCAAGCTTTTCAATGATACTCGTCAGTGAG ATTGGAGATGAAACATTTATAATAGCAGCTCTTATGGCAATGCGCCATCCCAAGTCAATTGTCCTATCTGGTGCACTTTCTGCCCTGGTTGTAATGACG GTACTTTCCACTGGACTTGGTAGGATTGTGCCAAATTTGATATCAAGGAAGCATACCAATAGTGCAGCTACAG TTCTTTATCTATTTTTCGGGCTGCGGTTACTTTATATAGCTTGGAGATCTGATCCAAAAGGTtcacagaagaaagaaatagaAGAA GTAGAAGAGAAACTTGAGTCTGGACAGGGGAAGACAACCTTTCGCCGTTTCTTTTCTAGGTTTTGTACACCTATCTTTTTGGAG TCatttgttctaacatttttAGCTGAGTGGGGAGATCGTAGCCAGATAGCGACAATTGCT TTGGCAACCCACAAAAATGCAGTAGGCGTTGCGGTAGGTGCAACATTAGGACATACCATCTGCACGTCTGTGGCTGTGGTGGGAGGAAGCATGTTAGCATCCAAAATCTCCCAAAGGACAGTGGCCACCGTCGGAGGCTTGCTCTTCCTATGCTTCTCTTTGTCCTCCTATTTCTATCCCCCTCTATAA